From Pelotomaculum schinkii, the proteins below share one genomic window:
- a CDS encoding type II toxin-antitoxin system RelE/ParE family toxin, with protein MKVRYTPEALNDLQEMSDYISNVLYNPQAAARIKKSILDSCGRLKEQPFLGPSVQVKTGCKTDLRFLVCEKHLAFYRVENGYISVARIINGRQDYLRILFGDIGE; from the coding sequence ATGAAGGTCAGGTATACCCCCGAGGCGTTGAACGATTTGCAGGAGATGAGCGACTACATCTCAAACGTTCTTTATAATCCACAGGCGGCGGCAAGGATCAAAAAAAGTATTCTTGATTCTTGTGGCCGCCTTAAGGAGCAACCTTTTTTGGGACCTTCTGTTCAGGTGAAGACGGGCTGCAAAACAGACCTGCGCTTTCTTGTATGCGAAAAACATCTGGCTTTTTACCGCGTTGAGAACGGATATATCTCCGTAGCCCGAATCATCAATGGAAGGCAGGATTACCTTCGCATACTATTCGGGGATATCGGAGAATAA
- a CDS encoding type II toxin-antitoxin system RelB/DinJ family antitoxin codes for MSEYNTPNVTNAAKTSSFQMRINPEIKQKAEMIFAKYGLTLTNAVNIFIQQSLNAGGLPFLVSQENAEYLKAKAMKQLVSEVEKGWQSVKTDADWIPEDDMYSRLGVEK; via the coding sequence ATGAGCGAATATAACACCCCTAACGTGACGAATGCGGCCAAGACCTCCAGCTTCCAAATGCGGATTAATCCCGAGATCAAGCAGAAAGCGGAGATGATTTTTGCAAAATATGGCCTGACGCTGACAAACGCCGTCAATATATTTATCCAACAATCACTCAATGCCGGGGGTCTTCCGTTCCTTGTCTCGCAAGAAAACGCCGAATACCTTAAGGCAAAAGCGATGAAGCAGCTTGTAAGTGAGGTTGAAAAGGGGTGGCAGTCCGTTAAGACCGATGCCGACTGGATCCCGGAGGATGATATGTACAGCCGTTTGGGAGTTGAAAAATGA
- a CDS encoding type II toxin-antitoxin system RelB/DinJ family antitoxin, translated as MANTTNFSVRMDSDVKKQCEMLYGELGMNLTTAINVFLRQSLRVGGFPFEVKLGTPNNATVAAMKEAERIAVAPDAKRYSDVEEALRELKV; from the coding sequence GTGGCCAATACAACAAATTTCAGCGTCCGTATGGACAGCGACGTTAAAAAACAGTGCGAGATGCTTTACGGAGAGCTTGGCATGAACCTAACGACGGCCATTAATGTGTTTTTAAGACAGTCGCTTCGGGTCGGTGGTTTCCCGTTTGAGGTAAAACTGGGCACGCCGAACAACGCTACCGTCGCCGCCATGAAGGAAGCCGAACGCATTGCCGTCGCCCCCGACGCAAAACGATACAGCGATGTAGAGGAAGCGCTGAGGGAGCTTAAAGTATGA
- a CDS encoding type II toxin-antitoxin system YafQ family toxin has translation MKRGLDIELLDNIIRLLARGEPLPEKNRDHALTGNWAGHRECHVQSDWLLVYRADNGVLVLTLTRTGSHSDLFGK, from the coding sequence ATGAAACGTGGGCTTGATATCGAATTGCTGGATAACATCATCCGACTGCTCGCCAGGGGAGAACCACTGCCGGAAAAGAACCGTGACCATGCGCTGACCGGGAATTGGGCAGGGCACCGGGAATGCCACGTTCAAAGCGACTGGCTGCTAGTGTACCGCGCCGATAACGGCGTTCTTGTTCTGACACTGACGCGTACGGGCTCTCATAGCGATTTATTCGGTAAGTAA
- a CDS encoding DUF433 domain-containing protein, producing the protein MSLLKRITTDPEVCHGAACIAGTRIPVSVILDNLAAGSSREEILKNYPSLSPADIDATLAYAALLAKEEHLAL; encoded by the coding sequence GTGAGTTTACTAAAGCGAATAACTACCGACCCGGAAGTTTGTCACGGAGCAGCTTGTATAGCCGGGACCAGAATCCCCGTTTCAGTTATTTTAGATAACCTCGCAGCCGGCTCAAGCCGGGAGGAAATTCTGAAAAATTATCCGTCTTTATCCCCCGCCGACATAGATGCCACCCTGGCTTATGCCGCCTTACTGGCCAAAGAAGAACATTTAGCCCTTTGA
- a CDS encoding type II toxin-antitoxin system RelB/DinJ family antitoxin, whose product MATTSVTIRMDENLKKQAETLFDEMGLNMTTAINIFAKAVVRQGKIPFEIAADPFLSEVNQARIRESLEQLKSGQVMVKTMEELETMADE is encoded by the coding sequence ATGGCAACTACAAGTGTAACAATCCGTATGGACGAAAACCTTAAAAAGCAGGCCGAAACACTTTTTGATGAAATGGGCTTGAACATGACCACAGCTATAAATATTTTTGCAAAAGCCGTTGTCAGGCAAGGTAAAATACCTTTTGAAATCGCCGCAGACCCGTTTTTGAGCGAGGTCAACCAAGCGCGTATAAGAGAAAGCCTTGAGCAGTTGAAAAGTGGGCAGGTGATGGTCAAGACAATGGAAGAATTAGAGACTATGGCCGATGAGTAA
- a CDS encoding Txe/YoeB family addiction module toxin: protein MSKSLTFAQNAWEDYLYWQTQDKKTLRRINQLLQDIQRNNFEGIGKPEPLKGDKTGLWSRRIDETNRILYRVTDTTIEIVQCHTHYGDK from the coding sequence ATGAGTAAATCATTGACTTTTGCACAGAACGCATGGGAGGACTATTTATATTGGCAAACGCAGGACAAGAAAACGTTACGCCGTATCAACCAGTTGTTGCAAGATATCCAGCGCAATAACTTTGAGGGAATAGGCAAGCCGGAACCGCTCAAAGGCGATAAAACGGGATTATGGAGCCGCCGAATTGACGAAACTAACCGAATTTTATACCGCGTTACCGACACCACAATTGAGATTGTACAATGCCACACCCATTACGGCGACAAATGA
- a CDS encoding type II toxin-antitoxin system antitoxin SocA domain-containing protein, producing the protein MVNNLRRYIKTLESICEDRKLGKKAVQKLMYLIERKGVEFDLGYNIHFFGPYSAKLDNILHRLESDEVIEIDTTGRTHTISVMDSSRCEGEELSSEDKKTVEYVISRFGNKTAFELEGIATLDYVACNLVGSEGKSDIDIINGVKRIKGTKFNNSQLSQYLEILKENHYLS; encoded by the coding sequence ATGGTGAATAATCTGAGGCGTTATATTAAAACTTTGGAAAGTATCTGCGAAGATAGGAAACTTGGTAAAAAGGCAGTCCAGAAATTAATGTACTTAATTGAGAGAAAAGGCGTCGAGTTTGATTTAGGGTATAATATACACTTTTTTGGACCTTATAGCGCTAAGCTTGATAATATTTTGCATAGATTGGAAAGTGATGAGGTAATAGAAATAGATACTACAGGGCGAACCCATACTATTAGTGTTATGGATTCCTCTAGGTGTGAGGGGGAAGAGCTTTCTTCTGAGGACAAGAAAACTGTTGAGTATGTGATAAGTAGATTTGGCAATAAGACAGCCTTTGAATTAGAGGGAATTGCAACTTTAGATTATGTTGCATGCAACTTGGTTGGTAGCGAAGGAAAAAGTGATATTGATATAATTAACGGTGTTAAAAGGATTAAAGGCACAAAATTTAATAACTCGCAATTATCTCAATATCTGGAAATATTAAAGGAAAATCATTATTTGAGCTAA
- a CDS encoding HD domain-containing protein translates to MSLSRYRDPVHAFIEVKPLENKIIDSAPFQRLRNIKQLALTNLVYHGAEHTRFGHSLGVMHLVTKAFRSVVSKNPDFLSKEKIAWYEQILRVIALTHDLGHAPFSHASEVVFPGKLKHEDFTEKIIKETCIADYIREIGKEYAQQYGEKYDITPELICGIYNGRDAGENSEFVFLNSFMDSELDCDKMDYLLRDSLYCGVNYGKFDVERLVSCLTVFLQEGIPRLAIEHGGVQAFEEFVLARYFMFVQVYFHRTRRFFDIIFARALEQILPNGTYPDSVDEYIKWDDSRVFQLMKEHFNDVVDCKRIIQRSVFPAILETKPHPQSGDKRYFESQKKLLFKEFGAEFFIEDYSADKMPHKIPMKVDIENEKAIVIVNKKIDQPSTISDESHIISNLTEKINIERLYVCEEKGNDAIEYLKSIN, encoded by the coding sequence TTGAGCCTTAGTAGATATAGAGACCCGGTGCATGCATTTATTGAGGTAAAACCTCTTGAAAATAAAATAATTGATTCTGCTCCATTTCAAAGATTAAGAAATATTAAGCAACTTGCTTTAACCAACTTAGTTTACCATGGAGCTGAGCATACTCGTTTTGGTCATTCTTTGGGAGTAATGCATTTAGTAACGAAAGCGTTTCGCTCGGTTGTAAGTAAAAATCCAGATTTTTTATCGAAGGAAAAGATAGCTTGGTATGAACAAATATTAAGGGTCATTGCATTGACTCATGATTTGGGGCATGCACCATTCTCACATGCATCTGAAGTGGTCTTTCCTGGTAAATTAAAACATGAGGATTTCACAGAAAAAATAATTAAAGAAACATGTATAGCAGATTATATTCGGGAGATCGGAAAAGAATATGCTCAACAGTATGGAGAAAAATATGATATTACTCCAGAACTAATTTGTGGCATATATAATGGTAGAGATGCTGGCGAAAACTCAGAGTTTGTATTTTTAAATAGCTTTATGGACAGTGAATTGGATTGTGACAAAATGGATTATTTGTTAAGAGATTCATTGTATTGTGGGGTTAATTACGGCAAATTTGATGTCGAGCGATTGGTTTCTTGTTTAACGGTTTTTTTGCAGGAAGGAATTCCACGTTTGGCGATTGAACATGGTGGAGTTCAAGCGTTTGAGGAATTCGTTTTAGCAAGATACTTTATGTTTGTGCAAGTATATTTTCATAGAACCAGAAGATTTTTTGATATTATTTTTGCGCGTGCATTAGAACAAATACTACCTAATGGTACATATCCTGATTCTGTTGACGAATATATTAAATGGGATGACAGTAGAGTCTTTCAACTAATGAAGGAACATTTTAATGATGTTGTTGATTGCAAGAGAATAATCCAGCGGTCAGTTTTTCCTGCTATATTAGAAACAAAGCCTCATCCTCAATCGGGAGATAAGCGGTATTTTGAAAGTCAGAAAAAGCTGTTGTTCAAAGAATTTGGCGCTGAATTTTTTATTGAGGATTATTCTGCCGATAAGATGCCGCATAAAATTCCAATGAAAGTTGACATAGAAAACGAAAAGGCTATTGTGATAGTAAACAAGAAAATTGATCAGCCAAGTACGATTTCTGATGAGTCGCATATTATTTCAAATTTGACCGAAAAAATAAATATAGAAAGACTTTATGTGTGCGAGGAAAAAGGTAATGATGCAATCGAATATTTAAAAAGTATTAATTGA
- a CDS encoding SIR2 family protein, producing MAHPAKEYMNILKQAYRRHQLVPFVGAGLSFPFEMPGWGTLLDDVCGKFDYEFLTEHREEISKLIEEHRYLEAVDEMRKAGIGEEDLKASICGAIQRKRQKEVEEPPDNIYKDLAKMNCTKYLTTNYDNYLSEYVGKGPSDISHLFKEFSNEWDDVIHDGAVYNLHGDYTKPSTIVLSRESYNNLYQNSIEFQTVLEHFRERYVLLFIGVSLDDEYIQQVLEVSSERLRARHFILLANISVEKRLEMEKRYDVKILRYSTDNGDHIKGIREILNEIISVSDQIDEQEAQSQILKGSDQRTIYQPQSMMSVKTECLTLVDPTESLPSKDSTIYDKVKEIKKLQKNGQIDEAIAEYNRILQGSIFEPLSTEDKKMLIKGMLYCYILIRDYPSAASLVESAMKLPKCKDDIDLLSCIVDYQFNIGDFESAYKTANEWYEMAPEDPLLLGLKVYTENICTEIPYERAFDMLLNEDMDLIVNTEDDDQRQFIYRLTGEIALHYKMYGDALRLLRRAYEIDDNIFNIEDLGIATYFKAIGEADDGITIKINAVNLNDLSKAVEYFEAGFARAKGSVRRGIHSRVAIPYLRSLFYLRRTMDFDRMYDQLIEYCGDDLYEISRMKAINNIQLNKSSVNDINMLNETDKALISSEFYNMRGMTEHAIQALKPVVDKIYKDNEDILIQFLATLLNAKAKDRFNDYFVKYSEYWNHSDKMQIIKSFYYEVNGEYAEAEKTIRDIINQEPSVINYNILITFYRRTGQVHSIGNIYEEVLKDKPELVNQDPDSFYLAYHDYLMKINNIDRAYWLYSNKVKYKCGSDIRKVIEVDLKVRLNDFSGIIGSALDIYEKYRYYGETIYAYYASVAYLHYNDLEKARYYLNLYKANGHVDQQSNILVQKVEGKLDILQKRTEVNGNVKTNHIKNIALEAISKNTEILIPKNESIVIDAPAIYALFHLGKERLLEDIPEILIVFTTVGLLHNVYCDCGDELIFKITEYIRRAKNVHITSPSMESIMYSRKNFSNLGQDFYDSFNLTIQRGNPFVTAYQWSFAFQQNALPALLPEGVKTIKIVNNRILIYTGNC from the coding sequence ATGGCCCATCCGGCAAAAGAGTATATGAATATACTAAAACAAGCTTATAGAAGGCATCAGCTCGTACCATTTGTCGGAGCTGGTTTGTCGTTTCCTTTCGAAATGCCCGGATGGGGTACACTTCTTGATGATGTTTGTGGAAAATTTGATTATGAATTCCTTACTGAGCATAGAGAAGAAATTTCAAAACTCATCGAAGAACATCGATATTTGGAAGCCGTAGATGAGATGAGGAAAGCGGGCATCGGGGAAGAGGATTTGAAGGCCTCAATTTGCGGAGCAATCCAGCGCAAAAGACAAAAAGAGGTTGAAGAACCGCCTGATAATATCTATAAGGATTTGGCTAAAATGAACTGCACCAAGTATCTGACTACAAACTATGACAACTATTTATCCGAGTATGTTGGTAAAGGTCCCAGTGATATTTCACATTTATTCAAAGAATTCAGCAACGAGTGGGACGATGTGATTCACGATGGGGCTGTATATAATCTGCACGGAGATTATACGAAGCCTTCAACGATTGTTCTTTCCAGGGAATCGTATAATAATTTATATCAGAATAGCATAGAGTTTCAAACGGTGCTTGAGCATTTTAGAGAAAGATACGTATTGCTTTTTATTGGGGTCTCTTTGGACGATGAATATATACAGCAAGTGTTAGAAGTAAGCAGTGAAAGATTGAGAGCTAGACATTTTATACTACTAGCTAATATATCGGTGGAAAAACGCCTTGAAATGGAGAAGCGATATGATGTAAAGATCTTAAGATATTCCACTGATAACGGGGACCACATAAAAGGTATTCGTGAAATACTCAATGAGATTATAAGTGTAAGTGATCAAATAGATGAGCAAGAAGCACAAAGTCAGATTTTGAAAGGCAGTGATCAGAGAACAATTTATCAGCCTCAAAGTATGATGAGTGTGAAAACTGAGTGTCTGACACTTGTAGATCCAACTGAATCTCTTCCTTCCAAGGATTCTACTATATACGATAAAGTAAAAGAGATCAAAAAGCTGCAGAAAAATGGTCAGATAGACGAAGCAATTGCTGAATACAACCGAATTCTGCAGGGGAGTATTTTTGAACCTCTCTCAACTGAGGATAAGAAGATGCTTATAAAGGGGATGCTTTATTGTTATATCCTGATTCGGGATTACCCTTCTGCGGCTTCTTTGGTTGAATCTGCCATGAAATTGCCAAAATGCAAAGATGATATAGATCTTCTATCCTGCATCGTTGATTATCAATTTAATATTGGTGATTTTGAATCGGCTTATAAAACGGCTAATGAGTGGTATGAAATGGCTCCTGAGGATCCCCTGCTCCTTGGCTTAAAGGTTTATACTGAAAACATTTGTACTGAAATTCCTTATGAAAGAGCTTTTGATATGCTTTTGAATGAGGATATGGATTTGATTGTTAATACTGAAGACGACGATCAACGTCAGTTTATTTACCGTTTGACTGGAGAAATTGCGCTGCATTACAAAATGTATGGCGATGCGCTTCGGCTACTGCGAAGAGCATATGAAATTGATGATAATATTTTTAATATTGAGGACCTGGGAATAGCAACCTACTTTAAGGCTATTGGAGAAGCGGATGACGGTATTACGATTAAGATAAATGCCGTCAATCTAAATGATTTAAGTAAAGCAGTAGAATATTTTGAAGCTGGATTTGCCAGAGCCAAAGGAAGTGTACGGCGGGGAATCCATTCAAGAGTTGCAATCCCTTATTTGAGAAGTTTGTTTTACTTGAGGAGAACCATGGATTTTGATCGGATGTACGATCAACTCATAGAGTATTGTGGCGATGACTTATATGAAATAAGCCGGATGAAGGCAATTAATAATATTCAATTGAATAAGAGTAGTGTCAATGATATCAATATGCTAAATGAAACGGATAAAGCTTTAATTTCCAGCGAGTTTTACAACATGCGTGGTATGACTGAGCATGCAATTCAGGCTTTGAAACCAGTTGTGGATAAAATCTATAAAGATAATGAGGATATTCTTATTCAATTTCTAGCCACTCTTTTGAATGCTAAAGCAAAGGATCGGTTTAATGATTATTTTGTGAAGTATTCAGAATATTGGAACCATAGCGATAAGATGCAGATAATTAAAAGCTTTTATTATGAAGTGAATGGAGAATACGCAGAAGCAGAAAAGACGATCCGGGATATCATTAACCAAGAGCCATCGGTTATAAACTACAATATCTTGATAACCTTTTATCGGAGGACAGGGCAAGTTCATTCTATAGGCAATATATATGAGGAAGTCCTTAAGGACAAGCCGGAACTTGTGAATCAAGATCCGGATAGCTTTTATCTTGCTTACCATGATTATTTGATGAAAATTAATAACATTGATAGAGCATATTGGCTATATTCAAATAAGGTAAAATACAAGTGCGGATCGGATATTCGTAAGGTTATAGAAGTTGATTTAAAGGTAAGACTAAATGATTTCAGTGGAATTATAGGGAGTGCGCTGGATATATATGAAAAATATCGTTATTATGGTGAAACAATATACGCATATTATGCCTCTGTTGCATATCTCCATTATAATGATTTAGAAAAAGCTAGATATTATCTAAATTTGTATAAGGCTAACGGACACGTGGATCAGCAATCCAATATCTTAGTGCAAAAGGTGGAGGGAAAACTAGATATTCTTCAGAAGAGAACTGAAGTTAATGGCAACGTCAAAACAAATCATATTAAAAATATTGCACTCGAAGCAATAAGTAAAAACACAGAAATTCTTATCCCTAAAAATGAATCGATTGTTATTGATGCGCCAGCTATATATGCTCTGTTTCATCTTGGCAAAGAGCGATTGTTAGAAGATATTCCAGAGATTCTTATTGTGTTTACAACGGTTGGACTGCTCCATAATGTGTACTGTGACTGCGGAGATGAATTAATATTTAAGATTACCGAATATATAAGAAGGGCAAAAAATGTCCACATTACTTCACCTTCCATGGAAAGTATAATGTATAGCAGAAAAAATTTTTCTAATCTGGGTCAGGATTTTTATGACAGCTTTAACCTGACGATTCAAAGGGGAAATCCCTTTGTTACAGCTTACCAATGGTCATTTGCTTTTCAGCAAAACGCATTACCTGCGCTGCTGCCTGAAGGGGTTAAGACAATCAAAATAGTTAATAACAGGATTTTGATTTATACAGGAAATTGTTAA
- a CDS encoding helix-turn-helix domain-containing protein — protein MNYRLLGEKIKRLRRNKGLTQEALAEKTNLTPSYIGQIERGERKLSVETLVQIGNILGASFDYLLQSDPRAKYDSALDELAAAFRGRTQNEIKMIIEVGRTIFKHSK, from the coding sequence GTGAATTACCGGTTGTTGGGAGAAAAGATTAAAAGACTACGCCGGAATAAAGGGTTAACGCAAGAAGCCTTAGCGGAAAAAACCAATTTAACACCCTCATATATTGGCCAAATTGAACGGGGCGAAAGAAAATTAAGTGTTGAGACTTTAGTACAAATTGGGAACATCTTGGGGGCCAGTTTTGACTATCTTTTACAGAGTGATCCCCGGGCAAAATATGATTCTGCTTTAGATGAACTGGCTGCTGCGTTTAGAGGAAGGACACAGAACGAAATCAAAATGATCATTGAAGTTGGCAGGACTATTTTCAAACACAGTAAATAG
- a CDS encoding VanZ family protein produces the protein MNINRPLIQTLSWLAVLLWMLAIYLLSAQPAGLSNANSKGIVTRVVDTTVKLTKAKITEPQKLELIERINSVAREYMHGVVFLVLGLLAQNAAAQSGARGMKAIAISLAICVAYAVTDEIHQLYVPGRAFQVSDIAMDAVGSMMGIGLVYCIRNRIRNRVRVN, from the coding sequence ATGAATATAAACCGCCCGCTTATACAAACCCTGTCCTGGCTCGCCGTGCTTCTCTGGATGCTGGCCATCTATCTCCTTTCCGCGCAGCCGGCCGGCTTATCCAATGCCAACAGCAAGGGCATCGTAACCCGCGTGGTCGACACCACGGTAAAGCTTACCAAAGCGAAAATCACGGAACCGCAGAAGCTGGAACTGATCGAGCGCATCAACTCCGTGGCCCGCGAGTACATGCACGGGGTGGTGTTTCTTGTGCTGGGACTGTTGGCGCAAAACGCTGCAGCGCAAAGCGGCGCCAGGGGGATGAAAGCGATTGCGATCTCCCTGGCCATATGTGTCGCCTATGCCGTAACCGATGAAATCCACCAGCTCTATGTGCCCGGCAGGGCTTTTCAAGTCAGCGATATCGCCATGGATGCTGTTGGCAGCATGATGGGCATCGGGCTCGTATACTGTATAAGAAACAGAATAAGGAACAGAGTACGGGTAAACTGA
- a CDS encoding nucleotidyltransferase family protein, whose amino-acid sequence MSTKPDDLISYSTYKYSLTITEDTSVADVALSKRYDEAWLLARRAASLLKESFGAKKVVVFGSLAKRSLFTRWSDVDLAAWGIPDEQFYAAVGVATGLTTDFKVDLVDAQTCRDTLRRAIEAEGIEV is encoded by the coding sequence ATGAGTACAAAACCCGATGACTTGATTTCTTACTCAACTTATAAATATTCTTTAACTATTACAGAAGATACTTCTGTAGCTGATGTAGCTTTATCAAAACGTTATGATGAAGCATGGCTATTGGCCAGGAGAGCCGCATCCCTTTTAAAAGAAAGTTTTGGGGCCAAAAAGGTAGTGGTGTTTGGTTCTTTAGCCAAACGTTCATTATTTACACGCTGGTCCGATGTTGATTTGGCTGCATGGGGCATCCCTGATGAACAATTTTATGCAGCGGTGGGTGTAGCAACTGGCCTAACTACAGATTTCAAGGTTGATTTAGTTGATGCTCAAACCTGCCGTGATACCTTGCGTAGAGCCATTGAAGCCGAGGGAATTGAAGTATGA